One region of Streptomyces sp. CG4 genomic DNA includes:
- a CDS encoding GNAT family N-acetyltransferase produces MLKGAKVGLRARHEDDIPVLRAELYDDVVNASRADGRPWRPITPGSKDPRLVVDDKEQGHVPFSVVELDDGTLVGTATLWGIDNHNRSAHIGLGLLPSCRGKGYGTDVVAVLCHYGFVVRGLQRLQIETLSDNVAMLRSAERNGFVREGVLRSSAWVMGEFLDEVLLGLLAQDWQPDSKRPGPEVRPAS; encoded by the coding sequence ATGCTGAAGGGCGCCAAGGTCGGGCTGAGGGCCCGCCACGAGGACGACATCCCGGTCCTGCGGGCCGAGCTCTACGACGACGTGGTCAACGCCTCGCGTGCCGACGGCCGTCCGTGGCGGCCGATCACGCCCGGCTCGAAGGACCCGCGGCTCGTGGTGGACGACAAGGAACAGGGGCATGTCCCGTTCTCCGTCGTGGAGTTGGACGATGGCACGCTGGTCGGTACCGCGACGCTGTGGGGCATCGACAACCACAACCGGTCCGCGCACATCGGCCTCGGGCTGCTGCCGTCCTGCCGTGGCAAGGGCTACGGCACCGATGTGGTCGCGGTGCTGTGCCACTACGGTTTCGTCGTGCGCGGCCTGCAGCGGCTGCAGATCGAGACGTTGTCGGACAACGTCGCGATGCTGCGCTCCGCCGAGCGCAACGGCTTCGTCCGCGAGGGCGTGCTGCGCTCCTCGGCCTGGGTGATGGGCGAGTTCCTGGACGAGGTGCTGCTCGGGCTCCTCGCCCAGGACTGGCAGCCGGACTCGAAGCGTCCAGGCCCCGAGGTCCGTCCGGCTTCCTAG
- a CDS encoding VOC family protein, translating into MIRKLQAVALDCADPVRLAEFYADLLGGRVIADSEDADWVEVHGFEGAPLACQRVDGYQPPQWPGQERPQQLHLDFDVDDLDGEEKRALALGATVLERTDQLRPEANWRIYADPAGHPFCLCLH; encoded by the coding sequence GTGATTCGAAAGCTGCAGGCGGTCGCCCTGGACTGTGCTGACCCGGTACGGCTCGCCGAGTTCTACGCGGATCTGCTCGGCGGCCGGGTGATCGCGGACTCCGAGGATGCCGACTGGGTCGAGGTGCACGGGTTCGAGGGGGCACCGCTGGCCTGCCAGCGGGTGGACGGCTACCAACCACCGCAATGGCCCGGCCAGGAGCGCCCGCAGCAGCTTCACCTGGACTTCGACGTGGACGACCTCGACGGAGAGGAGAAGCGGGCGCTCGCCCTCGGCGCGACCGTGCTGGAACGGACGGACCAGCTCCGCCCGGAGGCCAACTGGCGGATCTACGCGGACCCGGCCGGCCATCCGTTCTGCCTCTGCCTCCACTGA
- a CDS encoding helix-turn-helix domain-containing protein, giving the protein MADDYLVRIGKLIRDARQHRGWTQTQLAEALGTSQSAVNRIERGNQNISLEMIARIGEALDSEIVSLGYAGPMHLRVVGGRRLSGAIDVKTSKNACVALLCASLLNKGRTVLRRVARIEEVYRLLEVLNSIGVRTRWINDGVDLELVPPAELEMAAIDAEAAVRTRSIIMFLGPLLHRMDAFKLPYAGGCDLGTRTIEPHMIALRRFGLDIAATEGQYHARVDHTVRPDRPIVLTERGDTVTENALLAAARHDGVTVIRNASSNYMVQDLCFFLEALGVKVEGIGTTTLTVHGVPNIDADVDYSPSEDPVEAMSLLAAAVVTESELTVRRVPIEFLEIELAVLEEMGLDHDRSPEYCADNGRTRLVDLTVRPSKLEAPIDKIHPMPFPGLNIDNVPFFAAIAAVAQGKTLIHDWVYDNRAIYLTDLNRLGGRLQLLDPHRVLVEGPTRWRAAEMMCPPALRPAVVVLLAMMAAEGTSVLRNVYVINRGYEDLAERLNSIGAQIETFRDI; this is encoded by the coding sequence ATGGCAGACGACTACCTCGTACGCATCGGCAAGCTCATCCGTGACGCCCGGCAACACCGAGGCTGGACACAGACGCAGCTCGCGGAGGCGCTCGGCACCAGTCAGAGCGCGGTCAACCGCATCGAGCGCGGCAACCAGAACATCAGCCTTGAGATGATCGCCCGGATCGGTGAAGCCCTGGACAGCGAGATCGTGTCGCTGGGGTACGCGGGGCCGATGCATCTACGAGTCGTGGGCGGCCGCCGGCTGTCCGGCGCCATCGACGTGAAGACCAGCAAGAACGCCTGCGTCGCCCTGCTGTGCGCCTCGCTGCTGAACAAGGGCCGCACGGTGCTGCGCCGGGTGGCCCGCATCGAGGAGGTGTACCGCCTGCTGGAGGTGCTGAACTCCATCGGCGTCCGCACCCGCTGGATCAACGACGGCGTCGACCTGGAGCTGGTGCCCCCGGCCGAGCTGGAGATGGCGGCGATCGACGCGGAGGCGGCCGTACGCACCCGCTCGATCATCATGTTCCTGGGCCCGCTGCTGCACCGCATGGACGCCTTCAAGCTGCCGTACGCCGGCGGCTGCGACCTCGGCACCCGGACCATCGAGCCGCACATGATCGCGCTGCGCCGGTTCGGCCTGGACATCGCGGCCACCGAGGGCCAGTACCACGCGCGGGTCGACCACACGGTCCGGCCCGACCGCCCGATCGTGCTGACCGAGCGCGGCGACACCGTGACCGAGAACGCGCTGCTGGCCGCCGCCCGGCACGACGGCGTGACCGTCATCCGCAACGCCTCCTCCAACTACATGGTCCAGGACCTGTGCTTCTTCCTGGAGGCGCTGGGCGTCAAGGTCGAGGGCATCGGCACCACCACGCTCACCGTGCACGGCGTGCCGAACATCGACGCCGACGTGGACTACTCCCCCTCCGAGGACCCGGTCGAGGCGATGAGCCTGCTGGCCGCCGCCGTGGTGACGGAGTCGGAACTGACGGTCCGCCGCGTCCCCATCGAGTTCCTGGAGATCGAGCTGGCGGTCCTGGAGGAGATGGGCCTCGACCACGACCGCAGCCCCGAGTACTGCGCGGACAACGGCCGTACCCGCCTGGTGGACCTCACGGTCCGCCCCTCCAAGCTCGAAGCCCCGATCGACAAGATCCACCCCATGCCCTTCCCGGGCCTGAACATCGACAACGTCCCGTTCTTCGCGGCCATCGCGGCGGTGGCGCAGGGCAAGACCCTGATCCACGACTGGGTCTACGACAACCGCGCGATCTATCTGACCGACCTCAACCGCCTCGGCGGCCGCCTCCAGCTCCTGGACCCGCACCGGGTCCTGGTCGAGGGCCCGACCCGCTGGCGCGCCGCCGAGATGATGTGCCCGCCGGCCCTGCGTCCCGCCGTGGTCGTCCTGCTGGCGATGATGGCGGCCGAGGGCACGTCGGTGCTGCGCAACGTGTACGTCATCAACCGGGGTTACGAGGATCTCGCCGAGCGCCTGAACTCGATCGGGGCGCAGATCGAGACCTTCCGCGACATCTAG
- a CDS encoding ABC transporter ATP-binding protein, which produces MRAHSSKVLALVRQLPRIAPGLTLALAALVLAQAAGAALLPLATGQLVAALTGRPPSRGGTAVGLGLLALVLVLDVVLDPVRAMAAARLGTAVDGAMAQRTVDGALRPAQIGHLDDAGVADRIEQARAVALGAHPPGQAVVALAGLVPLRLTGLVSAALLGWAGSWWMPLVLGAGWVVTGRWQEKEIGRSVTAHGAQTGQLRRAAYLRELATTAPAAKEVRLFGLRPWLVERFSTAWWEGIVRLRRARVSPRRHALAIVLLLGAHLAVVLPLAVQATGGALSARQLTVALQALLGMYALGFSGDLLWQLHTAGAAVPAALDVGALGMADATGDAACDEHAAHAGHPAGQAPDAAGPAHEQAATGLPGKRDATGLPCKEIRFEGVRFSYASRPEPVLDGLDLVVPAGSSLALVGDNGAGKSTLTKLLAALYLPGGGRVTVDGTDLRELDTASWRRQVAVVFQDFVRYPFSARDNIRFGRIEAEATDEALRAATRLGGFLGVEAELPGGWDTPLSGAYTDGTELSGGQWQRLALSRALFAVQHGAKVLVLDEPTAHLDIEAEHELYARFLEITAGLTTILVSHRFATVRLADRIAVLDGGRISEYGTHETLLAAEGRYARMFRIQSEPFDVRQGSRRA; this is translated from the coding sequence GTGAGGGCACACAGCAGCAAAGTCCTCGCACTGGTACGGCAGTTGCCGCGGATCGCGCCGGGGCTGACCCTCGCGCTCGCGGCACTCGTCCTGGCTCAGGCCGCAGGCGCCGCTCTACTGCCGCTGGCCACCGGGCAATTGGTGGCCGCGCTCACCGGAAGGCCGCCGTCCCGGGGCGGTACGGCGGTGGGGCTCGGGCTGCTCGCACTCGTGCTCGTCCTCGACGTGGTGCTCGACCCGGTCCGCGCCATGGCCGCCGCACGCCTGGGCACCGCGGTCGACGGGGCGATGGCGCAGCGCACGGTGGACGGCGCCCTGCGGCCCGCGCAGATCGGGCATCTGGACGACGCCGGGGTGGCCGACCGCATCGAGCAGGCACGGGCGGTCGCCCTGGGCGCGCATCCGCCCGGCCAGGCGGTGGTCGCGCTGGCCGGCCTGGTGCCGCTGCGGCTGACCGGCCTGGTCAGCGCCGCCCTGCTCGGCTGGGCCGGATCCTGGTGGATGCCGCTGGTCCTCGGCGCCGGCTGGGTGGTCACCGGCCGCTGGCAGGAGAAGGAGATCGGCCGGTCCGTGACCGCGCACGGCGCGCAGACCGGGCAACTGCGGCGCGCCGCCTATCTGCGCGAGCTGGCCACCACCGCGCCCGCGGCCAAGGAAGTACGGCTGTTCGGGCTGCGCCCCTGGCTGGTGGAGCGGTTCAGCACGGCCTGGTGGGAGGGGATCGTACGGCTGCGTCGTGCACGCGTCAGCCCGCGGCGGCACGCCCTGGCGATCGTGCTCCTGCTCGGCGCGCATCTGGCCGTGGTGCTGCCGCTCGCCGTGCAGGCGACCGGCGGCGCGCTCTCCGCACGCCAACTGACCGTCGCGCTACAGGCGTTGCTCGGCATGTACGCCCTCGGCTTCAGCGGCGATCTGCTGTGGCAGCTGCACACGGCCGGCGCCGCGGTTCCGGCCGCCCTCGACGTCGGCGCACTGGGGATGGCGGACGCGACTGGGGATGCGGCCTGCGACGAGCATGCGGCCCACGCCGGGCACCCCGCCGGACAGGCGCCGGACGCAGCCGGTCCCGCCCACGAGCAGGCAGCGACCGGGCTGCCCGGCAAGCGGGACGCAACCGGCCTCCCCTGCAAGGAGATCCGTTTCGAGGGGGTCCGCTTCTCCTACGCGAGCCGGCCCGAGCCCGTCCTCGACGGCCTGGACCTGGTCGTGCCGGCAGGGTCCTCGCTCGCCCTCGTCGGTGACAACGGCGCGGGCAAGAGCACCCTCACCAAGCTCCTCGCCGCGCTCTACCTGCCGGGCGGCGGCCGCGTCACCGTCGACGGCACCGACCTGCGCGAGCTCGACACCGCCTCCTGGCGACGTCAAGTGGCCGTCGTCTTCCAGGACTTCGTGCGCTACCCGTTCTCCGCGCGCGACAACATCCGCTTCGGCCGCATCGAGGCCGAGGCCACCGACGAGGCCCTGCGCGCGGCCACCCGGCTCGGCGGCTTCCTCGGGGTCGAGGCCGAGCTGCCGGGCGGCTGGGACACCCCGCTCAGCGGCGCCTACACCGACGGCACCGAGCTGTCCGGCGGCCAGTGGCAGCGGCTCGCGCTCAGCCGGGCCCTGTTCGCCGTGCAGCACGGCGCCAAGGTGCTGGTCCTGGACGAGCCCACGGCGCACCTCGACATCGAGGCGGAGCACGAGCTGTACGCCCGCTTCCTGGAGATCACGGCCGGGCTCACGACCATCCTGGTCTCCCACCGCTTCGCCACCGTCCGCCTGGCCGACCGCATCGCAGTCCTGGACGGCGGCCGGATCAGCGAGTACGGCACGCACGAGACGCTGCTCGCCGCCGAGGGCCGCTACGCGCGGATGTTCCGCATCCAGTCCGAACCCTTCGACGTACGCCAGGGAAGCCGCCGTGCGTAA
- a CDS encoding radical SAM protein, with the protein MKNPNAVIWDVTFACPLRCVHCYTESGRRPAKNLTHDEMLRVADAIISLHPKMITLCGGEPLTIRRIVDVARHFDEAGVRVFLYTSGWALPADAIDALSDVVAKIVVSLDGATAATHDRIRGRAGSFERATGALARIDAEVGRRLAQSRRAPRFGIDYVVIRSNFAELDAMCVQVAPRFPHLETLYFGAVVPTGLASRRSFVEHELLHDEQVAELIAPRTLERLRAAAPASVTVETTENFEVQMNPGFLARTPSFRPMEIEPDGEVRAMPIYEGTVGSLLTEDPLVLWRRSYERWADPFVVEQLDAVRTRADWAEAVRRIDARFASPEDRARIDRRPVFVPFGTEGRA; encoded by the coding sequence ATGAAGAACCCCAACGCGGTCATCTGGGACGTCACTTTCGCGTGCCCCTTGCGCTGCGTTCACTGCTATACGGAATCGGGCCGGCGGCCCGCGAAGAATCTCACCCACGACGAGATGCTGCGCGTCGCGGACGCCATCATCTCCCTGCACCCGAAGATGATCACGCTGTGCGGCGGCGAACCGCTGACCATCAGGCGCATCGTCGACGTGGCCCGGCACTTCGACGAGGCGGGGGTGCGGGTCTTCCTGTACACCAGCGGCTGGGCGCTGCCGGCCGACGCGATCGACGCGCTCTCGGACGTCGTGGCCAAGATCGTGGTGAGCCTGGACGGTGCCACCGCCGCGACCCACGACCGGATCCGCGGCCGGGCCGGGTCCTTCGAGCGGGCGACGGGCGCCCTCGCCCGCATCGACGCGGAGGTGGGGCGACGGCTCGCGCAGAGCCGGCGGGCGCCCCGGTTCGGCATCGACTACGTCGTGATCCGCAGCAACTTCGCCGAGCTGGACGCCATGTGCGTCCAGGTGGCGCCCAGGTTCCCGCACCTGGAGACGCTCTACTTCGGCGCCGTCGTGCCCACGGGCCTGGCCAGCCGCCGCTCCTTCGTCGAGCACGAGCTGCTCCACGACGAGCAGGTCGCCGAGCTCATCGCGCCGCGGACGCTGGAGCGGCTGCGGGCGGCCGCACCGGCGTCGGTCACGGTGGAGACGACCGAGAACTTCGAGGTCCAGATGAACCCGGGGTTCCTGGCCCGCACCCCCAGCTTCCGGCCCATGGAGATCGAACCGGACGGCGAGGTGCGCGCGATGCCCATCTACGAGGGCACCGTGGGCAGTCTGCTCACCGAGGACCCGCTGGTGCTGTGGCGGCGTTCGTACGAACGCTGGGCGGACCCGTTCGTCGTCGAGCAGCTGGACGCCGTCCGCACCCGCGCCGACTGGGCCGAGGCGGTGCGCCGTATCGACGCACGGTTCGCCTCGCCGGAGGACCGGGCCCGTATCGACCGGCGGCCGGTGTTCGTGCCGTTCGGCACAGAGGGAAGGGCATAG